From one Streptomyces sp. N50 genomic stretch:
- a CDS encoding GlcG/HbpS family heme-binding protein: MSTTTAVAPLTTQDAEALVAEARRAAEAAGVTVSITVLDAGGHLLAFRRDDQAVLISGETSTRKAYTALQLNAPTADLVDAVQPGGLFHTLPTALDRPLLFIAGGIPVHRDGRLIGAIGVGGGAPTQDHGFAQAAVEALV; the protein is encoded by the coding sequence ATGAGCACCACCACCGCTGTAGCCCCGCTGACCACCCAGGACGCCGAAGCGCTCGTCGCCGAGGCCCGCCGAGCCGCGGAGGCCGCCGGGGTCACCGTGAGCATCACCGTGCTGGACGCGGGCGGTCATCTGCTCGCCTTCCGGCGGGACGACCAGGCTGTGCTGATCTCCGGTGAGACCAGCACGCGTAAGGCGTACACCGCGCTGCAGCTGAACGCGCCCACCGCCGACCTCGTCGACGCCGTCCAGCCCGGCGGCCTCTTCCACACCTTGCCCACCGCGCTCGACCGGCCGCTGCTGTTCATCGCGGGCGGCATCCCGGTGCACCGCGACGGCCGGCTGATCGGGGCGATCGGGGTCGGTGGCGGCGCGCCGACGCAGGACCACGGCTTCGCGCAGGCCGCCGTAGAGGCGCTTGTCTGA
- a CDS encoding phage holin family protein, with the protein MKNFLVKTIANAGALAVAVWILDKITLTGDSTFKKVWTLLLVALVFGLVNFLVKPIVKVLTFPLFILTLGLITLVVNALMLMLTSWLADKLDLSFHVEGFWTAVLGGLIISVVSWALNVVLPEGD; encoded by the coding sequence ATGAAGAATTTCCTAGTCAAGACGATCGCCAACGCGGGTGCCCTGGCAGTCGCCGTATGGATCCTCGACAAGATCACCCTGACCGGTGACAGCACCTTCAAGAAGGTCTGGACGCTGCTCCTCGTCGCCCTGGTCTTCGGCCTGGTGAACTTCCTGGTCAAGCCGATCGTCAAGGTGCTGACCTTCCCGCTGTTCATCCTGACGCTCGGTCTGATCACCCTGGTGGTCAACGCGCTGATGCTGATGCTCACTTCGTGGCTGGCCGACAAGCTCGACCTGAGTTTCCACGTCGAGGGCTTCTGGACCGCCGTCCTGGGCGGCCTCATCATCTCCGTCGTCTCCTGGGCGCTCAACGTCGTCCTGCCCGAGGGGGACTGA
- a CDS encoding NUDIX domain-containing protein has product MTVRPVVKRTARAVLLDGDALILIKRTKPGVDPYWVTPGGGVEPEDTTVVDALHREVYEELGAKITDVVPCFVDTVEHIGADAASTGVKVQHFFVCHLESMDPALRHGPEVDEPLGEYEIVRVPFTRVGIASVHLVPLSLRHYLDGNIEGVLAMHAPDLG; this is encoded by the coding sequence ATGACCGTCCGACCCGTGGTCAAGCGCACCGCACGTGCCGTTCTCCTCGACGGCGACGCCCTGATCCTGATCAAGCGCACCAAGCCAGGTGTCGATCCCTACTGGGTCACGCCCGGTGGCGGGGTCGAACCCGAGGACACCACTGTCGTCGACGCCCTGCACCGGGAGGTGTACGAGGAGCTCGGCGCCAAGATCACCGACGTGGTGCCCTGCTTCGTGGACACCGTCGAGCACATCGGCGCGGACGCGGCCTCGACCGGCGTGAAGGTGCAGCACTTCTTCGTCTGCCACCTGGAGTCCATGGACCCGGCGCTACGCCACGGCCCCGAAGTGGACGAGCCCCTCGGCGAGTACGAGATCGTCAGAGTGCCCTTCACCCGCGTCGGCATCGCGTCCGTCCACCTCGTGCCCCTGTCGCTACGGCACTACCTGGACGGCAACATCGAAGGCGTCCTCGCGATGCACGCTCCCGACCTGGGCTGA
- a CDS encoding GNAT family N-acetyltransferase, with protein MPTPSLAALPIRRLTLRDRLACADLSEDRGWPREEHKWGFLLSAGKGYGIDAPEGGLLAACVTTEYGPQDRPDLVAIGMVLVAERYARQGVGRRLMRHLVSAMGTTPLTLYATPNGRPLYEELGFKATGRAETLRGHFTPAGPESAIATRAATAEDLTGILRLDEAVFGTDRTPLITRLPAFSDQLRVAEDNGRIIGYAAAWPNMDTQVVGPLIAQDTETAKALLASLAARTDRPLRTDIDVRHEDLLSWAKEHGLASSSFNSVMTYGIAELPGDWTRRFAPLTVAAG; from the coding sequence GTGCCGACTCCTTCCCTCGCCGCTCTGCCCATCCGCCGGCTGACGCTCCGCGATCGCCTCGCCTGCGCCGACCTGTCCGAGGACCGGGGGTGGCCACGCGAGGAACACAAGTGGGGCTTCCTCCTCAGCGCCGGGAAGGGCTACGGCATCGACGCGCCCGAGGGCGGTCTCCTCGCGGCCTGCGTCACCACGGAGTACGGCCCGCAGGACCGCCCGGATCTGGTTGCCATCGGCATGGTCCTGGTTGCCGAGCGGTACGCCCGCCAGGGCGTCGGACGCCGCCTGATGCGCCACCTGGTCTCCGCGATGGGCACCACACCGCTGACCCTGTACGCGACTCCGAACGGCCGTCCGCTCTACGAAGAACTCGGCTTCAAGGCGACCGGCCGGGCCGAGACGCTGCGCGGTCACTTCACGCCTGCCGGACCCGAGTCCGCGATCGCCACCCGTGCGGCCACGGCCGAGGACCTCACGGGCATCCTGCGCCTCGACGAGGCGGTCTTCGGCACCGATCGCACGCCCCTCATCACACGACTGCCCGCCTTCTCCGACCAGTTGAGGGTGGCGGAGGACAACGGCCGGATCATCGGCTACGCGGCCGCCTGGCCCAACATGGACACCCAGGTCGTGGGGCCATTGATCGCACAGGACACGGAGACGGCGAAGGCCCTCCTCGCCTCCCTCGCCGCCCGCACCGACCGCCCCCTGCGCACCGACATCGACGTACGCCACGAGGACCTGCTGTCCTGGGCGAAGGAACACGGCCTCGCCTCCTCCTCCTTCAACTCCGTGATGACGTACGGCATCGCCGAACTGCCCGGCGACTGGACCCGACGGTTCGCCCCCCTGACGGTCGCGGCCGGCTGA
- a CDS encoding cupin domain-containing protein: protein MKAFRLDELEAERAANDGAYLQFLREKNMSVGLYALDSGEHDRQQPHNQDEVYFVVSGRAAITVGMETTQVARGSVIYVPAGVAHKFHHISEDLRVLVVFSPPEA, encoded by the coding sequence ATGAAGGCATTCCGGTTGGATGAACTGGAGGCGGAGCGTGCCGCCAACGACGGTGCGTACCTGCAGTTCCTGCGCGAGAAGAACATGTCGGTCGGCCTGTACGCGCTCGATTCCGGTGAGCACGACCGGCAGCAGCCGCACAACCAGGACGAGGTGTACTTCGTGGTGAGCGGCCGGGCCGCGATCACCGTCGGCATGGAGACCACCCAGGTGGCGCGGGGCAGCGTGATCTATGTGCCGGCCGGGGTGGCCCACAAGTTCCACCACATCAGCGAGGACCTGCGGGTGCTGGTGGTGTTCTCGCCTCCGGAGGCCTGA
- a CDS encoding low molecular weight protein-tyrosine-phosphatase, giving the protein MTYRVSFVCTGNICRSPMAESVFRARVAEAGLDGLVEVDSAGTDGWHEGDGADPRAVAVLEEHGYGTDHTARRFQASWFARLDLVIALDSGHRKTLRRLAPTEQDAAKVHLLRSYDPDAGDDLDVPDPYYGGLDGFEECLEMVEAASEGLLAAVRDEVEGRAV; this is encoded by the coding sequence ATGACGTACCGCGTCAGCTTCGTCTGCACCGGCAACATCTGCCGTTCGCCGATGGCCGAATCGGTCTTCCGCGCGCGGGTGGCGGAGGCCGGGCTCGACGGCCTGGTCGAGGTCGACAGCGCGGGCACGGACGGCTGGCACGAGGGCGACGGCGCCGACCCGCGCGCCGTCGCCGTCCTGGAGGAGCACGGCTACGGCACCGACCACACCGCCCGCCGTTTCCAGGCCTCCTGGTTCGCCCGCCTCGACCTCGTCATCGCCCTCGACTCCGGCCACCGCAAGACCCTGCGCCGCCTCGCCCCGACCGAGCAGGACGCGGCGAAGGTCCACCTGCTCCGCTCCTACGACCCCGACGCCGGCGACGACCTCGACGTACCGGATCCGTACTACGGGGGCCTGGACGGCTTCGAGGAGTGTCTTGAGATGGTGGAGGCGGCGAGCGAGGGTCTGCTCGCCGCGGTGCGCGACGAAGTGGAGGGACGAGCGGTATGA
- a CDS encoding MFS transporter, with protein MPLALLALAIGAFGIGTTEFVIMGLLPQVAGDFGVSIPTAGLLVTGYALGVVIGAPLMTVLGTKVPRKRMLMLLMGLFILGNLLSAVAPSFSVMLIGRVVASLAHGAFFGIGSVVAAELVAPDKKAGAIAMMFTGLTVANVVGVPLGTLVGQSVGWRVTFAIVAGLGVIGLAGIAKLVPDLPKPEGVRLRHELAAFKNTQVLLAMAMTVLGFGGVFAAITYIAPMMTHVAGFADGSVTWLLVLFGLGMVGGNLVGGKFADRALMPMLYVSLGSLAVVLALFTVTAHNKIAAAVTIALIGALGFATVPPLQKRVLDQAHGAPTLASAVNIGAFNLGNALSAWLGGIVIAAGFGYTAPNWVGAVLAAAALVLAILSAALERRTSARRAVVAAGTPSEQRTAVHH; from the coding sequence ATGCCTCTCGCGCTTCTGGCCCTCGCGATCGGGGCCTTCGGAATCGGAACGACCGAGTTCGTGATCATGGGCTTGCTGCCCCAGGTCGCGGGTGACTTCGGGGTCTCCATCCCCACCGCGGGACTGCTGGTCACCGGCTACGCGCTGGGTGTGGTGATCGGCGCCCCGCTGATGACCGTGCTCGGCACCAAGGTCCCCCGCAAGCGGATGCTGATGCTGCTGATGGGCCTGTTCATCCTCGGCAACCTGCTCTCCGCCGTCGCCCCCAGCTTCTCCGTGATGCTGATCGGCCGCGTGGTCGCCTCGCTCGCCCACGGTGCCTTCTTCGGCATCGGCTCGGTCGTCGCGGCCGAACTGGTCGCCCCGGACAAGAAGGCCGGAGCCATCGCGATGATGTTCACCGGACTGACCGTCGCCAACGTCGTCGGCGTCCCGCTGGGCACCCTCGTCGGGCAGTCCGTCGGCTGGCGGGTCACCTTCGCCATCGTCGCGGGCCTCGGTGTGATCGGCCTGGCCGGTATCGCCAAGCTCGTGCCCGACCTGCCCAAGCCCGAGGGCGTACGGCTCCGGCACGAACTGGCCGCCTTCAAGAACACCCAGGTCCTGCTCGCCATGGCGATGACCGTCCTCGGCTTCGGCGGCGTCTTCGCGGCCATCACCTACATCGCGCCGATGATGACCCACGTCGCAGGCTTCGCCGACGGCTCCGTCACCTGGCTGCTCGTGCTCTTCGGCCTCGGCATGGTCGGCGGCAACCTCGTCGGCGGCAAGTTCGCCGACCGCGCCCTGATGCCCATGCTGTACGTCTCGCTGGGCTCCCTGGCCGTCGTGCTCGCGCTCTTCACGGTCACCGCCCACAACAAGATCGCGGCGGCCGTCACCATCGCCCTGATCGGCGCCCTGGGCTTCGCCACCGTGCCGCCGCTGCAGAAGCGGGTCCTCGACCAGGCGCACGGCGCGCCGACGCTGGCCTCGGCCGTGAACATCGGCGCCTTCAACCTCGGCAACGCGCTGTCCGCCTGGCTCGGCGGCATCGTCATCGCGGCCGGCTTCGGCTACACCGCCCCCAACTGGGTCGGCGCCGTCCTCGCCGCGGCCGCCCTCGTCCTCGCGATCCTCTCGGCCGCCCTGGAGCGCCGCACCAGCGCCCGCAGAGCCGTCGTCGCGGCCGGTACACCGAGCGAGCAGCGGACCGCCGTTCACCACTGA
- a CDS encoding cystathionine gamma-lyase has protein sequence MSDSAANDDVGDGTRAVRAGLPEPVKYEPTLPGPVFAAHFHLPGEATGPYKYGRDENPTWTHLEHAIGELEAPGRDDVETLVFASGMAAISSVLFSQLRAGDAVVLPDDGYQVLPLVREQLEAYGIEVRTAPTGGDAQLDLLDGAKLLWIETPSNPGLDVCDVRRLTDAAHARGALVAVDNTLASPLGQRPLELGADFSVASGTKQLTGHGDVLLGYVAGTDAAAMTAVRRWRKVVGAIPGPMEAWLAHRSIATLQLRVDRQNATALILAQALRERTDVTGLRYPGLPDDPSYKIASQQMRRYGCVVSFTLPTRARAERFLDALRLVDDATSFGGVRSTAERRGRWGGDAVPEGFVRLSVGAEDPDDLVTDVLRALDESAR, from the coding sequence ATGAGTGATTCCGCTGCAAACGACGACGTGGGAGACGGCACGCGCGCGGTGCGGGCCGGTCTGCCCGAGCCGGTCAAGTACGAACCGACGCTCCCCGGGCCGGTGTTCGCCGCGCACTTCCATCTCCCGGGCGAGGCGACGGGCCCGTACAAGTACGGCCGCGACGAGAACCCCACCTGGACCCACCTGGAGCACGCCATCGGCGAGCTGGAGGCGCCCGGGCGGGACGACGTCGAGACGCTGGTGTTCGCCTCCGGGATGGCCGCCATCTCGTCGGTGCTCTTCTCCCAGCTGCGCGCCGGCGACGCGGTCGTCCTGCCCGACGACGGCTACCAGGTACTGCCCCTGGTGCGCGAGCAGCTGGAGGCGTACGGCATCGAGGTGCGCACCGCGCCGACCGGCGGGGACGCCCAGCTCGACCTCCTCGACGGCGCCAAGCTGCTGTGGATCGAGACCCCGTCCAACCCCGGTCTCGATGTGTGCGACGTACGACGGCTCACCGACGCGGCACACGCGCGTGGCGCCCTCGTGGCCGTCGACAACACCCTCGCCTCGCCCCTGGGGCAGCGCCCGCTGGAGCTCGGCGCCGACTTCTCCGTGGCGAGCGGCACCAAGCAGCTCACCGGGCACGGGGATGTCCTCCTCGGGTACGTCGCCGGGACCGACGCCGCCGCGATGACCGCCGTACGGCGCTGGCGCAAGGTCGTTGGCGCAATTCCCGGGCCCATGGAGGCCTGGCTCGCGCACCGCTCGATCGCCACGCTCCAGCTGCGGGTCGACCGGCAGAACGCCACCGCGCTGATCCTCGCTCAGGCCCTGCGCGAACGGACCGATGTGACGGGGCTGCGCTATCCGGGGCTGCCCGACGATCCCTCGTACAAGATCGCCTCGCAGCAGATGCGGCGCTACGGGTGTGTGGTGTCGTTCACGCTGCCCACACGCGCGCGTGCCGAGCGTTTTCTCGACGCGCTGCGGCTCGTGGACGACGCGACGAGCTTCGGCGGGGTGCGGTCGACCGCCGAGCGGCGCGGGCGCTGGGGCGGGGACGCGGTACCGGAGGGCTTCGTTCGTCTCTCGGTCGGTGCCGAGGACCCCGATGACCTGGTGACCGATGTGCTGCGTGCGCTGGACGAGTCGGCGCGGTGA
- a CDS encoding HAD-IB family phosphatase has translation MARLHLFDLDGTLLHGTSAPLEISRQLGLESETVELEQAISAGLIGPPEYATRVYTLWADLTEAHVAAAFEEAPWLARIREVWAEIRSAGEYCAVVSLSPSFFVERLTGWGAHAAHGSLFPAVPFTTPSMDLGGVLNSAAKVVIADRLCEEFGVTRADCVAYGDSMSDKDLFGVVPVSVAVNADQHLAGLATHSYEGRDLWDAYELVRGAR, from the coding sequence ATGGCGAGACTTCATCTCTTCGACCTCGACGGCACTTTGCTGCACGGAACCAGCGCCCCCTTGGAGATCTCCCGCCAACTCGGCCTGGAATCCGAGACGGTGGAACTCGAGCAGGCGATCTCGGCCGGGCTGATCGGGCCACCGGAGTATGCGACCCGCGTGTACACGCTGTGGGCGGATCTCACCGAGGCGCATGTGGCGGCGGCCTTCGAAGAAGCCCCGTGGTTGGCGCGGATCCGTGAGGTCTGGGCCGAGATCAGGAGCGCCGGCGAATACTGCGCCGTCGTATCGCTCTCGCCTTCCTTCTTTGTGGAACGGCTCACGGGCTGGGGCGCCCACGCGGCACACGGATCGCTTTTCCCCGCCGTGCCGTTCACTACGCCGTCCATGGACCTGGGCGGAGTCCTCAACTCCGCTGCCAAGGTGGTGATCGCGGATCGGCTGTGTGAGGAGTTCGGGGTGACGCGGGCGGACTGCGTCGCTTACGGCGACTCGATGTCGGACAAGGACCTGTTCGGCGTCGTGCCCGTCTCCGTCGCGGTCAACGCGGATCAGCATCTGGCGGGCCTCGCGACCCACTCCTATGAGGGGCGGGATCTGTGGGATGCCTACGAATTGGTGCGCGGCGCCCGGTAA
- a CDS encoding SsgA family sporulation/cell division regulator, with translation MRESVQAEVMMSFLVSEELSFRIPVELGYETSDPYAVRLTFHLPGDAPVTWAFGRELLIDGVGMACGEGDVRIEPVDPETLGEVLIRLQVGSDQALFRTGAAPLVAFLDRTDRLVPLGQEGALADFDTHLDEALDRILAEEQSAG, from the coding sequence ATGCGCGAGTCCGTACAGGCAGAGGTCATGATGAGCTTCCTCGTTTCCGAGGAGCTCTCCTTCCGTATCCCGGTCGAGCTGGGCTACGAGACGTCCGATCCGTACGCCGTGCGGCTGACCTTCCATTTGCCGGGTGACGCCCCGGTGACCTGGGCCTTCGGTCGCGAGCTGCTGATCGACGGCGTGGGCATGGCGTGCGGGGAGGGCGACGTGCGGATCGAGCCCGTCGACCCCGAGACGCTGGGCGAGGTGCTGATCCGGCTTCAGGTGGGCAGCGACCAAGCGCTGTTCCGCACCGGCGCGGCCCCGCTCGTGGCGTTCCTCGACCGCACCGACCGGCTGGTTCCGCTCGGCCAGGAGGGTGCCCTCGCGGACTTCGACACCCACCTCGACGAGGCGCTGGACCGCATCCTGGCGGAGGAGCAGAGCGCGGGGTGA
- a CDS encoding DUF5326 family protein, with the protein MREIFAGLPWWVKWVAVPVIALVVFGGLIATVVSIIVGLLFKVLVFVALVGGVIYVVRKFTSSSSSRSDW; encoded by the coding sequence ATGCGAGAGATCTTCGCGGGACTGCCGTGGTGGGTGAAGTGGGTCGCGGTGCCGGTCATCGCCCTGGTCGTGTTCGGCGGGCTGATAGCCACCGTCGTGAGCATCATCGTCGGACTGCTCTTCAAGGTGCTGGTCTTCGTGGCGCTCGTCGGCGGAGTGATCTACGTCGTGCGGAAGTTCACGTCGAGCTCCTCCTCGCGCAGCGACTGGTGA
- a CDS encoding globin domain-containing protein — protein MDAPTTPSADNGTSGGSGGGGAGWFTPRKQPEVPPGEERGATEGWRPAVLRPVRRGAAAGSTELPPTESSAPSAPQTPSVPPALSTPPASAAPPAPSAPSGDRAVDHPDGHAAQRDVVPGQQRIPSAVTAPQPSLPTQSSSPAQPSTPARPMAPAPAPTAPRPPAPQPPAPAPAVAEAAPTAPAPVSAPVRVPAQRSSGPATAAEKASPDAVLIRRTMAEVGPVADKVTSYFYALLFVRHPELRSLFPAAMDTQRDRLLKALLTAAEHIDNTEVLVAYLQNLGRGHRKYGTRPEHYPAVGECLIGALNKYASGVWDAETEAAWVRAYTTISQVMIDAAAADELRAPPWWHAEVVTHDLRTRDVAVVTLRPDQPYPFLAGQYTSLETPWWPRIWRHYSFASAPRSDGLLTFHVKAVPAGWVSNALVHRARPGDVIRLGPPTGSMTVDHTTDSGLLCVGGGTGIAPIKALVEDVAERGERRPVEVFYGARTDHDLYDIDTMLRLQQSHPWLAVRPIVDRQGNLQLPDAIRTYGPWNEFDAYVSGPPGMIRSGVHALRDAGIPTERIRHDSVEELVGAGG, from the coding sequence ATGGACGCTCCGACCACCCCGTCGGCCGACAACGGCACGTCCGGCGGCAGCGGCGGAGGCGGAGCCGGCTGGTTCACTCCGCGCAAGCAGCCGGAGGTGCCTCCGGGCGAAGAGCGCGGGGCGACGGAGGGATGGCGTCCGGCCGTGCTGCGTCCGGTCCGCAGGGGTGCGGCGGCGGGGAGCACGGAGCTTCCGCCCACGGAGAGTTCGGCCCCTTCTGCTCCACAGACTCCCTCGGTTCCTCCCGCTCTCTCGACTCCGCCGGCTTCGGCGGCTCCACCCGCCCCGTCGGCTCCGAGCGGCGACCGTGCAGTGGACCATCCGGACGGGCACGCCGCTCAGCGGGACGTGGTGCCCGGACAGCAGCGAATACCGTCGGCCGTGACCGCCCCGCAGCCCTCGCTCCCCACCCAGTCCTCGTCCCCTGCCCAGCCCTCAACTCCCGCGCGGCCCATGGCTCCTGCCCCCGCGCCGACAGCACCCCGGCCGCCCGCGCCACAGCCCCCTGCACCTGCTCCGGCCGTCGCCGAGGCAGCCCCGACCGCCCCCGCCCCCGTGTCGGCTCCCGTGCGCGTGCCCGCCCAGCGTTCTTCCGGCCCCGCCACCGCCGCTGAGAAGGCATCCCCGGACGCCGTACTCATCCGTCGGACGATGGCCGAGGTCGGGCCCGTGGCCGACAAGGTCACCTCGTACTTCTACGCGCTGCTCTTCGTGCGCCACCCGGAGCTGCGGTCGCTGTTCCCGGCGGCGATGGACACTCAGCGGGACCGGTTGCTCAAGGCACTGCTGACCGCCGCCGAGCACATCGACAACACCGAGGTCCTCGTCGCGTATCTGCAGAACCTCGGTCGCGGACACCGCAAGTACGGCACCCGGCCCGAGCACTACCCGGCCGTCGGCGAATGCCTCATCGGCGCGCTGAACAAGTACGCCTCCGGTGTCTGGGACGCCGAGACGGAGGCGGCCTGGGTGCGGGCGTACACGACGATCTCGCAGGTCATGATCGACGCGGCCGCCGCGGACGAACTGCGTGCCCCGCCCTGGTGGCACGCGGAGGTCGTCACCCATGACCTGAGGACCCGGGACGTCGCCGTCGTCACCCTCCGCCCGGACCAGCCCTATCCGTTCCTCGCAGGGCAGTACACGAGCCTGGAGACGCCCTGGTGGCCGCGGATCTGGCGGCACTACTCCTTCGCCTCCGCGCCCCGCTCGGACGGACTGCTGACCTTCCACGTGAAGGCCGTCCCCGCGGGCTGGGTCTCGAACGCGCTGGTGCACCGCGCCCGGCCCGGCGATGTCATCCGGCTCGGCCCGCCGACCGGCTCGATGACCGTGGACCACACCACCGACAGCGGACTGCTCTGTGTCGGCGGCGGCACCGGCATAGCGCCGATCAAGGCACTCGTCGAGGACGTCGCGGAACGCGGCGAGCGGCGCCCGGTGGAGGTGTTCTACGGCGCCCGTACCGACCACGACCTCTATGACATCGACACGATGCTCCGGCTTCAGCAGTCGCATCCGTGGCTCGCGGTCCGGCCGATCGTCGACCGGCAGGGGAATCTCCAACTCCCGGACGCCATCCGCACATACGGGCCGTGGAACGAGTTCGACGCCTACGTCTCCGGGCCACCCGGAATGATCCGCAGCGGCGTCCACGCCCTGCGGGACGCCGGTATCCCGACGGAGCGCATACGGCACGACTCGGTCGAGGAGCTGGTGGGCGCCGGGGGCTGA
- a CDS encoding IclR family transcriptional regulator: MTTPARSRPVAAPPQQRSAATVAEASDPQPSAATLIGSVQRAMRLLESVAGHEHGAPAKQLARETGLALPTAYHLLRTLVHEGYLRRDKGLFFLGEAAERLSSSGAQEKRRSTIVDALAQWRDLIGAPVYYAMYRDGEIEVLCVSDAPGNPAVEEWADFRETGHAHAIGQCLLAQLDEDVRRDHLDRYPVRSLTPYTVRDGHALVRRLDGMRRTELVVERQEYALGTVCAAIPITLGATAATMAISLPSHQADRLPGAARQLQAEVGRLLGSLALSISI; the protein is encoded by the coding sequence ATGACAACTCCCGCGCGGTCGCGCCCCGTCGCGGCCCCGCCGCAGCAGCGCTCCGCCGCGACCGTCGCCGAGGCGTCCGATCCGCAGCCGTCCGCCGCCACCCTCATCGGCTCCGTCCAGCGGGCCATGCGCCTGCTGGAGTCCGTCGCCGGGCACGAACACGGCGCCCCCGCCAAGCAGTTGGCCCGTGAGACCGGCCTCGCCCTGCCCACGGCGTATCACCTGCTGCGCACCCTCGTGCACGAGGGATACCTCCGGCGCGACAAGGGGCTGTTCTTCCTCGGGGAGGCAGCCGAGCGGCTGAGCAGCAGCGGGGCGCAGGAGAAACGTCGCAGCACGATCGTCGACGCGCTGGCGCAATGGCGGGATTTGATCGGCGCACCGGTGTACTACGCGATGTACCGCGACGGCGAGATCGAGGTGCTGTGCGTCTCCGACGCCCCCGGCAATCCGGCGGTCGAGGAGTGGGCGGACTTCCGTGAGACGGGGCACGCGCACGCGATCGGCCAGTGTCTGCTGGCCCAGTTGGACGAGGACGTCCGCCGTGACCACCTCGACCGCTACCCCGTGCGGTCCCTCACGCCGTACACGGTGCGTGACGGTCACGCCCTGGTGCGGCGGCTGGACGGGATGCGGCGGACGGAGCTGGTGGTGGAGCGTCAGGAGTACGCGCTGGGGACGGTCTGCGCGGCGATTCCGATCACCCTCGGTGCCACGGCCGCCACGATGGCCATCTCCCTGCCCTCGCATCAGGCTGATCGACTGCCGGGCGCGGCGCGGCAGTTGCAGGCCGAGGTCGGCAGGCTTCTCGGGTCGCTCGCGCTCTCTATCAGTATCTGA
- a CDS encoding LysR family transcriptional regulator — translation MDLALLRTFVTVHRAGSFTRAAALLGLSQPAVTSQIRTLERQLGRPLFLRQARGVTPTTMGDELAHKAAPHLDALVEIAETGPDNDASLRTLHLAGPPEFTAERALPALTELTGDDGQGFALRASFGNAEETLEGLAAGHHDLAISTARPRGALLTATTLCDEEHVLVAAPHRAERLGSAQLGAKDTPAPDDLPVIEVHESLPFVSRYWASVFDSRPAAPGTVIVPDLRAVLACAIAGAGLAVLPRYLCALALKRGEVVPLHEPAIPPLRTYFLVVRTGTLAMPHIARAHEWLQRAATNWA, via the coding sequence ATGGATCTGGCCTTGCTGCGCACCTTCGTGACCGTGCACCGGGCCGGCTCCTTCACCCGCGCCGCGGCCCTGCTCGGCCTCTCGCAGCCGGCGGTGACGTCCCAGATCCGCACCCTGGAACGGCAGTTGGGCCGCCCTCTGTTCCTGCGCCAGGCCCGTGGGGTCACCCCCACCACCATGGGCGACGAACTCGCGCACAAGGCCGCGCCCCATCTCGACGCCCTCGTGGAGATAGCCGAGACGGGGCCCGACAACGACGCCTCGCTGCGCACCCTGCATCTCGCCGGTCCCCCCGAGTTCACCGCCGAGCGGGCCCTGCCCGCGCTCACGGAGCTGACCGGCGACGACGGCCAGGGCTTCGCACTGCGCGCGTCCTTCGGGAACGCCGAGGAAACCCTGGAGGGCCTGGCCGCCGGACATCATGATCTGGCCATCAGTACGGCCCGTCCGCGCGGTGCTCTGCTCACCGCGACAACACTCTGCGACGAGGAGCACGTCCTGGTCGCCGCCCCGCACCGGGCCGAGCGGCTCGGCTCCGCGCAGCTCGGCGCCAAGGACACGCCCGCACCGGACGACCTCCCCGTGATCGAGGTCCACGAGTCGCTGCCCTTCGTCTCCCGGTACTGGGCCTCCGTCTTCGACTCCCGCCCGGCCGCCCCGGGAACCGTGATCGTGCCGGACCTCCGCGCTGTCCTCGCGTGTGCGATCGCGGGCGCCGGGCTAGCGGTACTGCCCCGCTATCTGTGCGCTCTGGCGCTGAAGCGCGGCGAGGTCGTCCCGCTCCACGAACCCGCGATTCCGCCGCTGCGGACGTATTTCCTGGTGGTGCGCACCGGCACTCTCGCGATGCCGCACATCGCCCGGGCCCACGAGTGGCTACAGCGGGCCGCGACCAACTGGGCCTGA